A genomic region of Tsukamurella pulmonis contains the following coding sequences:
- a CDS encoding citrate/2-methylcitrate synthase yields the protein MTTPLIAPAGLKNVIVTDTELGDVRGEEGYFHYRGHDATALARDVDFEDAWHLVLFGALPRPDEAAAFRRRVGALRELDGRTVDLLRATVRPGTEPMHALRVALAALGLGERPLMDLPEDERTAAALRYAALTPTILAAAHRLARGEAPVDADPAAGHAADYLRMATGNVAPDDAAALQTYLVATIDHGFNASTFAGRVIASTGSDMASCLLGALGAFLGPLHGGAPSRALAALDEIGDPSNTRDWVRDKIARDERIMGFGHAVYRTHDPRSELLKGVARRYDSVLVRQALQVESEIETAINELKPGRRLYANVEYYAGVVMSEVGLPPSMFTPTFGTARVVGWTANVLEQVAQGKIIRPSARYTGRILQ from the coding sequence ATGACCACACCGCTCATCGCCCCGGCGGGGCTCAAGAACGTCATCGTGACCGACACCGAACTCGGCGATGTCCGAGGCGAAGAGGGCTACTTCCACTACCGCGGCCACGACGCCACAGCCCTGGCCAGGGACGTCGACTTCGAGGACGCCTGGCACCTCGTGCTGTTCGGTGCACTCCCCCGGCCCGACGAGGCCGCCGCCTTCCGACGACGGGTGGGCGCTCTCCGCGAGCTCGACGGACGCACCGTCGACCTGCTGCGGGCGACCGTTCGACCCGGGACCGAGCCCATGCACGCCCTCCGCGTCGCGCTCGCGGCGCTCGGCCTGGGTGAGCGGCCGCTCATGGACCTGCCGGAGGACGAACGTACGGCGGCCGCACTGCGGTACGCCGCGCTGACGCCGACGATCCTGGCGGCGGCACACCGTCTGGCCCGCGGAGAGGCGCCCGTGGACGCCGACCCCGCTGCCGGCCACGCCGCCGACTACCTGCGCATGGCGACGGGGAACGTCGCACCGGACGACGCCGCGGCACTGCAGACCTACCTCGTCGCCACCATCGATCACGGTTTCAACGCTTCGACGTTCGCGGGGCGGGTGATCGCGTCGACCGGCTCGGACATGGCGTCGTGCCTGCTCGGCGCCCTGGGCGCCTTCCTCGGTCCACTGCACGGCGGTGCGCCGAGCCGCGCACTGGCCGCGCTCGACGAGATCGGAGACCCGAGCAACACCCGGGACTGGGTGCGCGACAAGATCGCCCGGGACGAGCGGATCATGGGCTTCGGGCACGCCGTCTACCGCACGCACGATCCGCGCTCGGAGCTGCTCAAGGGCGTGGCCCGCCGCTACGACTCGGTGCTGGTCCGCCAGGCGCTGCAAGTGGAGTCGGAGATCGAGACCGCGATCAACGAGCTCAAGCCGGGTCGGCGGCTGTACGCGAACGTCGAGTACTACGCAGGGGTGGTGATGAGCGAGGTGGGACTGCCGCCGTCCATGTTCACGCCCACCTTCGGCACGGCACGCGTCGTCGGGTGGACGGCCAACGTCCTCGAGCAGGTCGCGCAGGGAAAAATCATCCGCCCGTCCGCGCGCTACACCGGCCGAATTTTGCAGTAG
- a CDS encoding citrate/2-methylcitrate synthase, with translation MDRWITTSEAAERLGVKRGTLYSYVSRGVLHSQRMPGQAESLFDRTQVDSLAAAKHDGRREADRLLRFRAVTTRVSALRGDALSLRGRPIAQVCAEMDFAAAARFALEARTAEAPPVVDLGAARAVALERRIPLAVALLAAQDPLRADRSQVAERALGLLPVLAELVPEVHLEHPWVDALATCLIDNGLAASTTAARVAASARAGLYDALLAGYGAMAGVLHGGAPAAAYAMLGRVLAGGDVDAAIADASWGGHLSGFGHIVYTGEDPRATVVLGMIRQDRPDAPALRAVSALADRVGRAVNIDLAGAAVAHALGLPERATEVLFQYGRTVGMAAHIAEEYEEAPLRWRGANSSAVR, from the coding sequence GTGGACAGATGGATCACGACCTCGGAAGCGGCCGAGCGCCTCGGGGTCAAGCGCGGGACGCTGTACTCGTACGTGAGCCGGGGCGTGCTGCATTCGCAGCGCATGCCCGGCCAGGCCGAGTCGCTCTTCGATCGCACGCAGGTCGACTCGCTCGCCGCCGCGAAACACGACGGCCGCCGCGAAGCGGACCGCCTGCTGCGCTTCCGAGCCGTGACCACGCGCGTCTCCGCGCTCCGCGGGGACGCGCTCTCCCTGCGCGGCCGACCGATCGCGCAGGTGTGCGCGGAGATGGACTTCGCCGCCGCCGCGCGTTTCGCCCTCGAGGCGCGGACCGCGGAGGCGCCGCCCGTCGTCGATCTCGGCGCGGCGCGGGCCGTAGCGCTGGAGCGCAGGATCCCGCTCGCCGTCGCGCTGCTCGCGGCGCAGGACCCGTTGCGGGCGGACCGTTCCCAGGTGGCAGAACGGGCTCTCGGACTGTTGCCGGTGCTCGCCGAGCTCGTCCCCGAGGTCCATCTCGAGCACCCCTGGGTCGACGCGCTCGCGACCTGCCTCATCGACAACGGGCTCGCGGCGTCCACGACTGCCGCCCGGGTCGCGGCGTCGGCGCGGGCGGGTCTGTACGACGCACTGCTCGCGGGGTACGGGGCGATGGCGGGGGTGCTGCACGGCGGTGCGCCGGCCGCGGCCTACGCGATGCTCGGGCGGGTGCTCGCGGGCGGCGACGTGGACGCGGCGATCGCCGACGCCTCCTGGGGTGGGCACCTGTCGGGGTTCGGACACATCGTCTACACGGGCGAGGATCCGCGGGCCACCGTCGTCCTGGGGATGATTCGCCAGGACCGGCCCGATGCCCCTGCTCTGCGGGCGGTCTCGGCGCTCGCGGACCGCGTCGGCCGGGCGGTGAACATCGATCTGGCGGGCGCCGCGGTCGCGCACGCGCTGGGGCTGCCGGAGCGCGCCACAGAGGTGCTCTTCCAATACGGGCGCACCGTCGGGATGGCGGCGCACATCGCCGAGGAGTACGAGGAGGCGCCGCTGCGCTGGCGCGGCGCCAACAGTAGCGCCGTGCGCTGA
- a CDS encoding iron-siderophore ABC transporter substrate-binding protein: protein MSAVVSPTRRALFRGAGLLGAAGLAAACGAGGGSVVESGRRTVDHLRGSTAVPDDPRRIVAVGFSDQDPVLALGGRLVGVTDWYGDYEFATWPWAQAQLGDQRPAVLNKGKFTGTPDYRYEEIAALRPDLILGLYTEMNPDQYERLSRIAPTVGPPPGYKEFTAPWDAATRLAGDALGRREAAERAITAVNERLSAARAAHPEFAGRTAVVVERFEPGATFVRSPGDPRSRLLSALGFTVAEVAGNDSGGNDGVSLPDENMSRLDQDVLVWNIGSTPAVRTEIEGLPIYRTVPAVRAGRSVFIDDPVVSGAWTWGTVLSIPTVVDALASSIARVMTR, encoded by the coding sequence ATGAGTGCCGTAGTCTCGCCCACCCGTCGCGCCCTGTTCCGTGGCGCGGGACTGCTCGGTGCGGCCGGTCTGGCGGCAGCGTGCGGCGCGGGCGGGGGTTCGGTGGTCGAGTCCGGGCGGCGCACCGTCGACCATCTGCGGGGGAGTACCGCGGTGCCCGACGATCCGCGGCGCATCGTCGCGGTCGGCTTCAGCGATCAGGACCCCGTTCTCGCGCTCGGTGGGCGTCTCGTCGGGGTGACCGATTGGTACGGCGACTACGAGTTCGCCACCTGGCCGTGGGCGCAGGCGCAATTGGGGGATCAGCGGCCCGCCGTGTTGAACAAGGGGAAGTTCACCGGGACCCCCGACTACCGCTACGAGGAGATCGCCGCGCTGCGCCCGGATCTGATTCTGGGTCTCTACACCGAGATGAATCCCGATCAGTACGAGCGGCTTTCGCGGATCGCGCCCACCGTCGGGCCGCCCCCGGGCTACAAGGAGTTCACCGCGCCGTGGGATGCCGCGACCCGGCTCGCGGGCGATGCCCTCGGGCGGCGGGAGGCGGCCGAGCGTGCGATCACTGCTGTGAACGAGCGGCTCTCGGCGGCACGAGCGGCACACCCCGAGTTCGCCGGGCGAACGGCGGTCGTCGTCGAACGGTTCGAGCCCGGAGCGACCTTCGTGCGCTCCCCGGGTGATCCCCGCTCACGGCTCCTGAGCGCACTCGGCTTCACCGTCGCCGAGGTCGCCGGCAACGACTCGGGTGGCAACGACGGCGTGAGTCTTCCGGACGAGAACATGTCCCGGCTCGATCAGGACGTGCTGGTGTGGAACATCGGCAGCACCCCCGCGGTGCGCACCGAGATCGAGGGGCTGCCGATCTATCGCACGGTGCCGGCGGTGCGTGCGGGACGATCCGTGTTCATCGATGATCCGGTGGTGTCGGGCGCCTGGACCTGGGGCACCGTGCTCAGCATTCCCACGGTCGTCGACGCCCTCGCGAGTAGCATCGCGCGCGTGATGACGAGGTGA
- a CDS encoding DNA alkylation repair protein has translation MKLVDRIRTDLRAAADAERAPAMQAYMKSAMPFLGVPAAAVRSITSTALRTHPPADLDGLRAAVLALWDEAEFREERYAAQNLLRHRLGRGEPALLPLHEHIAVTGAWWDHVDETARHIAALLDAHPEDTAAVVRAWSRGEDLWLRRLAILAQLGRKDRLDTALLAEVIEPALSESEFFLRKAIGWALREHAKTDPDWVRAYVTAHENRLSGLSRREALKHL, from the coding sequence GTGAAGCTGGTCGACCGGATCCGCACCGACCTGCGCGCGGCCGCCGATGCCGAGCGGGCGCCGGCGATGCAGGCGTACATGAAATCCGCGATGCCCTTCCTCGGCGTGCCCGCGGCGGCGGTGCGCAGCATCACGTCGACCGCGCTTCGGACGCACCCGCCCGCCGATCTCGACGGATTGCGCGCCGCCGTGCTCGCCCTGTGGGACGAGGCCGAGTTCCGCGAGGAGCGTTACGCCGCGCAGAACCTGCTCCGCCACCGGCTCGGCCGGGGTGAGCCGGCACTCCTCCCGCTGCACGAACACATCGCGGTTACCGGGGCCTGGTGGGATCACGTCGACGAGACCGCCCGGCACATCGCGGCCCTGCTCGATGCGCATCCCGAGGACACCGCGGCCGTCGTCCGCGCCTGGAGTCGCGGCGAGGACCTGTGGTTGCGACGGCTGGCGATCCTCGCCCAGCTCGGCCGCAAGGACCGGCTCGACACCGCACTCCTGGCGGAGGTGATCGAGCCGGCGCTGTCCGAGTCGGAGTTCTTCCTGCGCAAGGCGATCGGCTGGGCGCTGCGCGAGCACGCCAAGACCGATCCGGACTGGGTGCGCGCCTATGTGACGGCCCACGAGAATCGGCTCAGCGGGCTCTCGCGACGCGAGGCGCTCAAGCACCTGTGA
- a CDS encoding metal-dependent transcriptional regulator, producing MTKPPLPDSPRPVGELSAVTQDYLKQIWTAQEWSDVKVTTKSLADALGVSASTASEAIRKLADQGLVDHEKYGAVTLTDDGRAAATAMVRRHRLLETFLVSELGYGWDEVHDEAEILEHAVSERFLVRLDERLGHPLRDPHGDPIPQPDGTVPTPDACLLSELEAGQCGTVARISDSDPEMLRYFQEVGIAPDARIVVVELRKFLGTIAVTVDDGAPLDLGDVAAQAIWVRS from the coding sequence GTGACTAAGCCTCCCCTGCCCGATTCGCCGCGCCCCGTCGGCGAGCTGTCCGCGGTCACGCAGGACTACCTCAAGCAGATCTGGACCGCCCAGGAGTGGTCCGATGTCAAGGTCACCACCAAGTCGCTGGCCGACGCGCTCGGCGTCTCCGCCTCCACCGCCTCCGAGGCCATCCGCAAGCTCGCCGACCAGGGGCTGGTGGACCATGAGAAGTACGGCGCGGTCACGCTCACCGACGACGGCCGCGCCGCCGCGACGGCGATGGTGCGCCGCCACCGGCTGCTCGAGACCTTCCTCGTCTCCGAGCTCGGCTACGGCTGGGACGAGGTGCACGACGAGGCCGAGATCCTCGAGCACGCCGTCTCCGAGCGCTTCCTCGTGCGGCTCGACGAGCGCCTCGGCCACCCGCTGCGTGACCCGCACGGCGACCCGATCCCCCAGCCGGACGGCACGGTGCCGACACCGGACGCCTGCCTGCTCTCCGAGCTCGAGGCCGGGCAGTGCGGCACCGTCGCCCGGATCTCCGATTCCGACCCCGAGATGCTGCGCTACTTCCAGGAGGTCGGCATCGCCCCCGACGCGCGGATCGTGGTCGTGGAGTTGCGCAAGTTCCTGGGAACCATCGCCGTCACCGTCGACGACGGTGCGCCGCTCGACCTGGGCGACGTGGCCGCACAGGCGATCTGGGTCCGCAGCTGA
- a CDS encoding bifunctional riboflavin kinase/FAD synthetase, whose translation MLRWRGLDDVPADWGRCVVTIGVFDGVHRGHAQLIARATAEAHERGLPAVLMTFDPHPAEVVRPGSHPPQLTTLTRRAELAEELGIDVFCVMPFTATVMAQPAEDFVHSVLVERLHAAAVVVGDNFTFGYRALGNVEMLAQLGQKFGFSVDSVPLLTEHAVTYSSTYIRSCVDAGDVKAAAEALGRPHRVEGVVVRGDGRGRELGFPTANVAPPMFAAIPADGVYAAWFTVLGPGPVVGQVTPGERYPAAVSVGSNPTFSGRTRTVEAFVLDTSADLYGQHVAVDFVDRVRGMERFESVEALLEAMGGDVDRTRAILGIA comes from the coding sequence GTGCTTCGCTGGCGAGGGCTCGATGACGTTCCCGCGGACTGGGGACGCTGTGTAGTGACGATCGGCGTGTTCGACGGTGTACACCGTGGACACGCCCAATTGATCGCACGAGCGACCGCGGAGGCCCATGAACGTGGGCTCCCGGCCGTACTGATGACGTTCGATCCGCACCCCGCTGAGGTGGTGCGGCCCGGATCGCATCCACCGCAGCTCACGACGCTGACGCGGCGTGCGGAGCTGGCGGAGGAGCTGGGCATCGACGTGTTCTGCGTCATGCCCTTCACCGCCACGGTGATGGCGCAGCCGGCCGAGGACTTCGTGCACTCCGTGTTGGTCGAGAGGCTGCACGCCGCCGCAGTGGTGGTCGGCGACAACTTCACCTTCGGCTACCGCGCTCTCGGCAACGTGGAGATGCTGGCGCAGTTGGGCCAGAAGTTCGGCTTCTCCGTCGATTCCGTGCCGCTGCTCACCGAGCACGCGGTCACCTACTCGTCGACCTACATCCGTTCCTGCGTCGACGCGGGCGACGTCAAGGCCGCCGCCGAGGCTCTCGGGCGTCCGCATCGCGTCGAGGGTGTCGTCGTGCGCGGCGACGGTCGCGGGCGCGAACTCGGTTTCCCGACCGCGAACGTGGCCCCGCCGATGTTCGCGGCGATCCCCGCCGACGGCGTCTACGCGGCCTGGTTCACGGTTCTCGGCCCCGGGCCGGTGGTCGGCCAGGTCACGCCCGGCGAGCGGTACCCGGCGGCGGTGTCCGTGGGAAGCAATCCGACGTTCTCCGGGCGCACCCGCACCGTCGAGGCGTTCGTCCTGGACACCTCGGCCGATCTCTACGGCCAGCACGTCGCCGTGGACTTCGTCGATCGCGTCCGCGGGATGGAGCGTTTCGAGTCGGTGGAGGCGCTGCTCGAGGCGATGGGTGGCGACGTCGACCGGACGCGCGCGATTCTGGGAATCGCCTGA
- the rpsO gene encoding 30S ribosomal protein S15, with amino-acid sequence MSLTTEQKKSILAEYGLHETDTGSPEAQVAMLTKRITDLTEHLKQHKHDHHSRRGLLLLVGRRRRLLKYVASVDINRYRSLIERLGLRR; translated from the coding sequence ATGTCGCTCACCACTGAGCAGAAGAAGTCGATCCTGGCCGAGTACGGCCTGCACGAGACCGACACCGGCTCGCCCGAGGCGCAGGTCGCGATGCTGACCAAGCGCATCACCGACCTCACCGAGCACCTCAAGCAGCACAAGCACGATCACCACAGCCGCCGCGGCCTGCTGCTGCTCGTCGGCCGTCGTCGCCGCCTGCTGAAGTACGTCGCCTCGGTCGACATCAACCGCTACCGTTCGCTCATCGAGCGTCTCGGCCTGCGTCGCTAA
- a CDS encoding SDR family NAD(P)-dependent oxidoreductase: protein MTRRAVVTGGGTGIGRAIAHRLASDGNDVVIVGRRGDVLERAATEIDAAVQIARVSVEIADLTDTGEVDALAGRIAAGGTVDVLVNNVGGNPALPQENSAQIAAAYAEVFRLNVITAVTVTNALAPHLTRPGARIVSISSIAGLRGPGAYGAAKAAVHAWSSGLATEMAPEGVTVNVVAPGFVPATEFWTDRLTDELATSRIAQIPAGRPGTPDEVAAAVAYLAAPDAGWTTGQILQVNGGTLLGRG, encoded by the coding sequence ATGACGAGGCGAGCAGTGGTGACGGGTGGCGGCACGGGCATCGGACGCGCGATCGCGCACCGTCTGGCGTCCGACGGGAACGACGTCGTGATCGTGGGACGGCGCGGCGACGTTCTCGAGCGGGCGGCCACCGAGATCGACGCGGCCGTGCAGATCGCGAGGGTATCCGTCGAGATCGCCGACCTCACCGACACCGGCGAGGTCGACGCCCTCGCCGGACGGATCGCAGCGGGCGGCACGGTCGACGTCCTGGTCAACAACGTCGGCGGCAACCCCGCACTGCCGCAGGAGAACTCGGCCCAGATCGCCGCCGCCTACGCGGAGGTCTTCCGACTCAACGTGATCACGGCGGTGACCGTCACGAACGCCCTGGCACCGCACCTCACCCGCCCGGGCGCGCGCATCGTCTCGATCAGTTCCATCGCCGGCCTGCGCGGACCGGGTGCGTACGGTGCCGCCAAGGCCGCCGTCCACGCATGGTCCTCGGGGCTGGCCACCGAGATGGCACCCGAGGGAGTCACCGTGAACGTGGTAGCCCCGGGATTCGTGCCCGCCACGGAGTTCTGGACCGACCGGCTGACGGACGAACTGGCGACGAGTCGGATCGCGCAGATCCCCGCCGGGCGCCCCGGGACCCCCGACGAAGTCGCGGCGGCGGTCGCCTACCTAGCCGCTCCGGACGCGGGCTGGACGACCGGACAGATCCTGCAGGTGAACGGCGGAACGCTGCTCGGGCGCGGGTGA
- a CDS encoding alkaline phosphatase D family protein, translating to MPDTSASFRVLPDKTVTAGTTRRRFMTWMGLVGGVAAAPQLMRPAFAGAEPGTGDPFTLGVASGDPLPDGVVLWTRLARRPLQPGGGMPNAPVPVQWEIAADRGFRSVVQRGSSAAVPEDGHSVHIDVRGLRPATDYFYRFRCGSDLSPIGRTRTAPAPGARVSEMTFAAVSCQAWTDGYFNAFADLAAHAPDVVFHLGDYVYEYEIKPATVRRPTTDVPASAWREMTTLADYRDRYALYKLDPDLQAAHRAAPFICAYDDHEVENNWAAGIPEKGQSPEEFIVRRAAAFKAWWENMPVRAALRPNGPDLRMYRRFSYGDLARFSVLDTRQYRSDQANDDKSSPQDAATADPSRTITGAAQEKWILDGLAAGGAHWNVLAHQTTIADLARNTDGRRTVSMDGWSGYEASRARILDGAVQRRVPNLVSVVGDIHRNVVSELKSTYTADATTVGVELAGTSIASGKDGKDSDDADKAIKAASPHVKFGNAQRGYMLNRLTPQEWRAEFRVADSIASRGLGLHRRAVVTIPSGRPEIQVD from the coding sequence ATGCCCGACACCTCAGCCTCCTTCCGTGTCCTGCCCGACAAGACCGTGACCGCCGGCACCACCCGGCGCAGGTTCATGACCTGGATGGGTTTGGTGGGCGGCGTCGCCGCCGCGCCCCAGCTGATGCGGCCGGCGTTCGCAGGTGCGGAACCGGGCACGGGGGATCCGTTCACGCTGGGCGTCGCCTCGGGCGATCCGCTTCCGGACGGGGTGGTGTTGTGGACCCGACTGGCCCGCCGTCCGTTGCAGCCCGGCGGTGGGATGCCGAACGCGCCCGTCCCGGTGCAGTGGGAGATCGCGGCCGACCGGGGATTCCGCTCCGTCGTCCAGCGGGGGAGCAGTGCCGCCGTGCCGGAGGACGGGCACAGCGTGCACATCGACGTACGCGGCCTGCGTCCGGCGACCGACTACTTCTACCGATTCCGCTGCGGCAGCGACCTCTCGCCGATCGGCCGGACCCGCACGGCGCCGGCTCCCGGGGCCCGGGTCTCCGAGATGACCTTCGCCGCCGTCTCCTGCCAGGCGTGGACCGACGGCTACTTCAACGCCTTCGCCGACCTGGCGGCGCACGCGCCCGACGTGGTCTTCCACCTCGGCGACTACGTCTACGAGTACGAGATCAAGCCGGCCACCGTCCGTCGTCCCACGACCGACGTCCCGGCATCGGCCTGGCGCGAGATGACCACTCTCGCCGACTACCGGGACCGCTACGCGCTCTACAAGCTCGATCCCGATCTTCAGGCCGCGCATCGCGCCGCGCCCTTCATCTGCGCCTACGACGACCATGAGGTCGAGAACAACTGGGCCGCGGGCATCCCCGAAAAGGGGCAGTCGCCCGAGGAGTTCATCGTCCGCCGCGCCGCGGCTTTCAAGGCGTGGTGGGAGAACATGCCCGTCCGGGCGGCGCTGCGGCCGAACGGCCCCGATCTGCGCATGTACCGGCGCTTCTCCTACGGCGACCTCGCCCGGTTCAGCGTCCTCGACACCCGGCAGTACCGCAGCGATCAGGCCAACGACGACAAGAGCAGCCCCCAGGACGCCGCCACCGCCGATCCGTCGCGCACCATCACCGGTGCGGCGCAGGAGAAGTGGATCCTCGACGGTCTCGCTGCCGGCGGTGCGCACTGGAACGTCCTGGCGCACCAGACCACGATCGCCGACCTCGCCCGGAACACGGACGGCCGGCGCACCGTCTCGATGGACGGATGGAGCGGTTACGAGGCCTCCCGGGCGCGGATCCTCGACGGTGCCGTGCAGCGCCGGGTGCCGAACCTGGTGTCGGTCGTCGGCGACATCCACCGCAACGTGGTCTCCGAGCTCAAGTCCACCTACACCGCGGATGCAACCACGGTGGGCGTCGAGCTCGCGGGCACCTCGATCGCCTCGGGCAAGGACGGCAAGGACAGCGACGACGCGGACAAGGCGATCAAGGCGGCGTCGCCGCACGTGAAGTTCGGGAACGCCCAGCGCGGCTACATGCTCAACCGCCTCACGCCGCAGGAGTGGCGGGCGGAGTTCCGCGTCGCGGACTCCATCGCGAGCCGCGGACTCGGGCTGCACCGGCGCGCCGTCGTCACGATCCCCAGCGGCCGGCCGGAGATCCAGGTCGACTGA